In the genome of Ignavibacteriales bacterium, one region contains:
- a CDS encoding PorV/PorQ family protein, giving the protein MKITYIKFAALLILVSLIAESQAQTAGKSGLSFLKFGFGARNIAMGDAGASVSNDVTSLFYNPARLANQTGNEILFMHNEWIQDVRSEVLGVRSDIAGIPLAIGLNVSTVNDIEVRQIPGEPLSKFNANFFFASLSTGFNILDELSFGVTAKYIYEGIFVDEANGYAVDFGLNYKTVYDGLSVAGVVKNIGSMNDLRSEATKLPVEIRLGPAYTFSMEQNKLDFVTAVEFQKYTATDDIHLNAGVEIVYDKTISLRGGYLSGYESKSFGGGVGLNWGSLSFDYALSPFALEFGTGHSISLSFKF; this is encoded by the coding sequence ATGAAAATTACTTATATAAAATTTGCAGCATTATTGATACTCGTATCACTGATTGCAGAATCACAAGCACAGACCGCGGGTAAAAGCGGATTATCATTTTTGAAGTTCGGATTTGGTGCAAGAAATATTGCAATGGGTGATGCAGGTGCATCAGTATCAAATGATGTGACTTCGCTGTTTTATAATCCTGCCAGACTTGCAAATCAAACAGGCAATGAAATACTTTTTATGCATAATGAATGGATCCAGGATGTAAGAAGTGAGGTGCTTGGTGTACGATCCGATATTGCGGGAATACCTTTAGCAATAGGATTAAATGTTTCGACTGTTAATGATATTGAGGTAAGACAAATACCCGGTGAGCCATTATCAAAATTTAATGCAAATTTTTTCTTTGCAAGTCTTTCAACCGGTTTTAACATTTTAGATGAGTTGAGTTTTGGTGTCACTGCAAAATATATTTACGAAGGAATATTCGTTGATGAAGCAAACGGTTACGCAGTTGACTTCGGTTTAAACTACAAAACTGTTTATGATGGATTATCAGTTGCCGGAGTTGTTAAAAATATCGGTTCAATGAATGACTTAAGAAGTGAAGCAACAAAACTCCCTGTAGAAATCAGATTAGGACCAGCTTACACCTTTTCTATGGAACAAAATAAATTGGATTTTGTAACAGCAGTTGAATTTCAAAAATATACTGCGACCGATGATATTCATTTAAATGCCGGAGTTGAAATAGTGTATGATAAAACAATATCACTACGCGGCGGTTATTTATCAGGTTATGAATCAAAAAGTTTTGGCGGCGGAGTAGGGTTAAATTGGGGAAGCCTGAGTTTTGATTATGCGCTCTCACCATTTGCTCTCGAGTTTGGAACAGGGCATTCTATTTCATTGAGTTTTAAATTCTAA
- a CDS encoding site-2 protease family protein — MTDYYEQFESPPLVTVQKKDNERYLLHIGLFILTFLTSTLAGAFWVTGRSGPYDISYLWEGLPYSISIMFIITCHEFGHYFAARHHKVKATLPFYVPLPPIPFFLNFGTMGAVIKTKSPIRTNKAMFDIGVAGPLAGFIATLIVLIIGFNNVPGFEHILEIHPNYYSDEFRNSAGQLSFGSTILFETLKGLFVGPSEFFPPMSEVYHSPYLCAGYFGMFVTAMNMIPVGQLDGGHIGYTMFGQKKHDAIASVSFIILILLGLLGAFELAFKIDLQIGWIGWLIWGMILYYFIKIQHPPIYDDTELNTGRKILGYISYFILIISFSPSPFILSLGI; from the coding sequence ATGACAGATTATTACGAACAATTTGAAAGTCCGCCTTTAGTCACGGTTCAAAAAAAAGATAATGAACGTTATCTTCTGCATATAGGATTGTTTATTCTAACCTTTTTAACTTCAACTTTAGCTGGTGCGTTTTGGGTCACTGGTCGAAGTGGTCCCTATGATATTTCATACTTATGGGAAGGGCTTCCTTATTCGATTTCGATTATGTTCATTATTACTTGTCATGAATTCGGTCATTACTTTGCGGCAAGACATCATAAAGTAAAAGCAACACTTCCATTTTATGTTCCACTTCCACCAATTCCTTTTTTTTTGAACTTTGGTACGATGGGAGCTGTTATAAAAACGAAATCACCTATTCGGACAAACAAGGCTATGTTCGATATTGGAGTTGCAGGACCTCTGGCTGGGTTCATTGCAACATTAATAGTCCTAATCATCGGGTTTAATAACGTACCTGGTTTTGAGCATATCCTCGAAATCCATCCAAACTATTACTCTGACGAATTCAGGAACAGTGCTGGTCAACTTAGTTTTGGAAGCACAATACTATTTGAGACACTAAAAGGTTTATTTGTTGGACCATCTGAGTTCTTTCCTCCAATGAGCGAAGTATATCATTCTCCTTATTTATGTGCAGGATACTTTGGTATGTTCGTAACCGCAATGAATATGATCCCGGTTGGACAACTTGATGGCGGACACATCGGCTATACAATGTTCGGACAGAAAAAACATGATGCTATAGCATCGGTGTCATTTATAATTTTGATTTTACTTGGTTTACTTGGAGCATTTGAATTAGCTTTTAAAATAGACTTGCAAATAGGTTGGATTGGATGGCTTATTTGGGGGATGATACTTTATTACTTTATTAAAATTCAACACCCACCGATATATGACGATACTGAATTAAATACCGGAAGGAAAATTCTTGGCTACATAAGCTATTTTATACTAATTATTTCTTTTTCTCCAAGTCCATTTATCTTAAGTTTGGGTATATAA
- a CDS encoding DUF1207 domain-containing protein yields MRVVLLSFLSIIFCANIFPQSRQVWFPKDFNIQPFKANFIEPKAGFHFMPDIDKVQLDIGTSTDILHIIENDKVISIGADVFTYTRLRSQNDFKFPVETVDYLFGLNAGYKIINGNRTYGFRFRLSHISAHLVDGMYDESQQQWRENRKPFVFSKEFVEFFPFYSWERLRVYAGVSYLFHVIPEEIGKGIYQLGFDYYPCLFNSEKINPFIAYDFKISKIEKHIANHIIAAGIKFGNYDSKGFSIIVSYFSGKSIHGELFDLSEKYSSIGFNFDL; encoded by the coding sequence ATGCGGGTTGTTCTTTTATCATTTCTTAGCATAATTTTTTGTGCAAACATATTTCCGCAAAGCAGGCAGGTATGGTTCCCGAAAGATTTTAACATTCAACCATTCAAAGCAAATTTTATTGAACCTAAAGCCGGGTTTCATTTTATGCCTGACATTGATAAGGTTCAGCTTGATATCGGAACTTCAACCGACATATTACACATCATAGAAAATGACAAAGTAATTTCTATCGGCGCTGATGTTTTTACATATACAAGATTAAGAAGTCAGAATGATTTTAAATTTCCTGTTGAGACAGTTGATTACCTTTTCGGACTTAACGCCGGTTACAAAATAATTAATGGAAACAGGACGTACGGATTCCGTTTCCGGTTGAGCCATATAAGTGCGCATCTTGTTGATGGTATGTATGATGAAAGCCAGCAGCAGTGGCGTGAGAACCGAAAACCATTTGTATTCAGTAAAGAGTTTGTAGAATTTTTCCCTTTTTATTCGTGGGAAAGATTAAGAGTTTATGCGGGAGTCTCTTATTTGTTTCATGTTATTCCTGAAGAAATAGGGAAGGGAATTTATCAATTAGGATTTGATTACTACCCATGTTTATTCAACTCTGAAAAAATAAATCCATTTATCGCTTATGATTTTAAAATTTCCAAAATAGAAAAACATATTGCGAATCATATAATCGCAGCGGGAATAAAATTCGGGAACTATGATTCAAAAGGCTTCAGTATTATTGTTTCATATTTCTCAGGCAAAAGTATTCACGGTGAGTTGTTTGACTTGAGTGAAAAATATTCATCAATAGGATTTAACTTCGATTTATAA
- a CDS encoding radical SAM protein: protein MLLLCNYYLTYRCNAFCEFCHFGDHTNFKGTPFAQLEDFKSNVKQLAELGVRFIDLTGGEPLLHKDIHLMAEYAKSFKMQTSITSNALLYPKFADKLAGKINLLHFSLDSPDEEEHNKIRGVNCYNHVFESIRIAKSIGEFPDILFTVTNDTYKKLPRMHEIAKQNDLVLLVNPVFSYFGNPGLNDEAINYVEEYIDGKMDIYLNKAFLKLRKDGGNDINDPSCKAVSRVIVISPYNEIILPCYHFSNEKIKIDKPLKEIRNSERIKYFIKNEGRFDFCQGCTVNCYFEPSFAFPTNLYGFASLTSKFKYGYNKLIKQKIKKKLFQNSDSN from the coding sequence ATGCTTCTCCTCTGTAACTACTATTTAACATACCGTTGCAATGCGTTTTGTGAATTCTGCCACTTTGGTGATCACACTAATTTTAAAGGAACTCCGTTCGCTCAACTTGAAGACTTTAAATCAAATGTAAAACAATTAGCCGAGCTTGGTGTAAGGTTTATTGATCTTACAGGAGGAGAGCCGCTTCTTCATAAAGATATTCACTTAATGGCTGAGTACGCTAAAAGTTTTAAGATGCAGACAAGTATAACATCAAACGCTTTGTTGTATCCTAAGTTTGCTGATAAACTTGCGGGGAAAATTAATCTTCTTCACTTTTCTCTTGATTCTCCCGATGAGGAAGAACATAATAAAATCCGCGGTGTGAATTGTTACAACCATGTTTTTGAGAGTATTAGGATCGCAAAATCAATCGGAGAATTTCCGGATATACTATTTACAGTTACGAATGATACTTACAAAAAACTTCCGCGAATGCATGAGATAGCAAAACAGAATGATCTTGTTCTGTTAGTCAATCCCGTTTTTTCATATTTCGGAAATCCCGGTTTGAATGACGAAGCTATCAATTATGTAGAAGAATATATTGACGGCAAAATGGATATCTATCTTAACAAGGCGTTTCTTAAGCTAAGAAAAGATGGCGGCAATGACATAAACGATCCGAGTTGTAAAGCTGTTTCGCGTGTGATAGTGATATCGCCTTACAATGAAATAATTCTTCCTTGTTATCATTTTTCAAATGAAAAAATAAAAATCGATAAACCTTTGAAAGAAATTAGAAATTCAGAGCGCATAAAATATTTTATAAAGAATGAAGGTCGATTTGATTTTTGCCAGGGCTGCACGGTTAATTGTTACTTTGAACCTTCATTTGCTTTTCCAACTAACCTATATGGATTTGCAAGTCTTACAAGCAAATTTAAGTACGGGTATAACAAACTCATCAAACAGAAAATAAAGAAAAAACTTTTTCAGAATTCGGATTCAAATTAA
- a CDS encoding glycosyltransferase translates to MFELIFFVFICIYFIQSVLFIIGASKKFKQLTGDELPTATVIVAARNEELNILRCLISLDTLIYPENKLEIIIVNDRSTDKTGEIIDEFISGKNRFKKIETQETIGELKGKTNALANAIKISSGEIILTTDADCEVNPNWVKTIASYYTKDVGVVCGFTNQDAVNQFSGMQALDFIYLLLVASGTINLGYPISCIGNNMSYRKKAYEDVGGYESLPFSVTEDSNLLLAISRLKKYKITYPVDVNGMVTSKACSTFKELFRQKKRWAVGGIDVPLRGYFVMASGFAANIGIILTPLFFSGVWLYLSAFKLATDFFLLFPVHEKLGIKKNLKYFLSFEIYFTLYVIALPFILLFDRKVVWKNREY, encoded by the coding sequence ATGTTTGAACTGATATTTTTTGTTTTCATCTGTATTTATTTTATTCAGTCAGTCTTATTCATAATAGGGGCTTCTAAAAAATTTAAGCAGCTTACTGGCGATGAACTTCCAACAGCGACAGTTATAGTTGCTGCAAGGAATGAAGAACTAAACATTCTTCGTTGTTTAATATCTCTTGATACTCTTATCTATCCTGAAAATAAACTTGAAATAATAATTGTTAATGACCGGTCAACTGACAAAACAGGTGAGATCATTGACGAATTCATATCCGGTAAAAACAGGTTTAAGAAAATTGAAACTCAGGAAACTATCGGTGAACTGAAAGGGAAAACAAACGCGCTTGCAAATGCTATTAAGATTTCATCAGGTGAAATTATTTTAACAACCGATGCCGACTGCGAAGTAAATCCAAATTGGGTTAAGACAATTGCATCATACTATACAAAGGATGTTGGTGTTGTCTGCGGATTCACAAACCAGGACGCAGTCAACCAGTTTTCAGGAATGCAGGCACTCGATTTTATTTATCTTTTGTTAGTCGCATCAGGAACCATAAATCTTGGTTACCCGATAAGCTGCATCGGTAATAATATGTCGTACAGAAAAAAAGCTTATGAGGATGTCGGTGGATATGAATCTCTCCCATTCAGTGTTACGGAAGATTCGAATTTATTGCTGGCAATCTCAAGACTAAAAAAATATAAGATCACTTATCCAGTTGATGTAAACGGAATGGTTACATCAAAAGCATGTTCAACGTTTAAAGAATTATTCAGACAAAAAAAACGCTGGGCTGTTGGAGGAATAGATGTCCCGTTACGCGGTTACTTTGTGATGGCATCGGGATTTGCGGCTAACATCGGTATTATACTTACACCTTTATTTTTCTCAGGGGTATGGTTATATTTGTCCGCCTTCAAACTGGCGACAGATTTTTTTCTTCTCTTTCCTGTTCATGAAAAACTGGGGATAAAGAAAAACCTGAAATATTTTTTAAGCTTCGAAATTTATTTTACGCTTTATGTTATTGCTTTGCCCTTCATACTTTTATTTGACAGAAAAGTTGTCTGGAAAAACAGGGAATATTAA
- a CDS encoding polysaccharide deacetylase family protein produces the protein MKMLFPDFIWNTKNDKVLLTFDDGPNPNSTEIILTTLEQMNIKGLFFCVGNNVDKYTSLAKDILSAGHSIGNHTFNHKIISKIRQEDVLTEIKSMNNVVVDKLSYQIKYFRPPHGKFRLNTSSLMKEVKMKNVMWSLLTYDFQYNLSLVNNSVHRFLKSDSIIVLHDSNKSKDIIRDSILFIADEVNNRGLAFGDTEECLN, from the coding sequence GTGAAAATGTTATTCCCAGATTTTATCTGGAATACTAAAAACGACAAAGTACTTTTAACTTTTGATGACGGACCAAATCCAAACTCAACTGAAATAATTTTAACAACACTTGAACAAATGAATATCAAGGGATTGTTCTTTTGCGTAGGGAACAATGTTGATAAATACACCTCACTTGCAAAAGATATTCTATCTGCTGGTCATTCAATCGGGAACCATACATTTAATCATAAGATAATTTCTAAGATAAGGCAGGAAGATGTGCTAACAGAAATTAAAAGTATGAACAATGTTGTTGTAGATAAACTCAGTTATCAAATAAAATATTTTCGTCCGCCGCATGGTAAGTTCCGGCTTAACACTTCTTCTTTAATGAAAGAAGTGAAAATGAAAAATGTTATGTGGTCGCTTCTCACGTATGATTTTCAATACAATCTTAGCCTTGTGAATAATTCAGTTCATAGATTTCTTAAATCTGATTCAATCATCGTTCTGCACGACAGCAACAAATCAAAAGATATAATCCGCGACAGTATATTATTCATAGCTGATGAAGTGAATAACCGTGGATTAGCTTTTGGAGATACAGAAGAATGTTTGAACTGA
- a CDS encoding RtcB family protein has product MIINGIELKRITKNLWEIPQDENMKVPGRIYISERMLERDMKNEDALKQVQNVAHLPGIQKFSLAMPDIHWGYGFPIGGVAATDFHDGVISPGGVGYDINCGVRLATTSLHIDFVQPRIDSLIKNLFNRVPTGVGASGAIKKLAKTDLKRLMTQGVAWSIENGLGRSEDIEHTEEQGFLKHADSDVVSERAFERGFDQVGTLGSGNHFLEVDVVEEIYDANAADVMGMFPGQIVVQIHTGSRGFGYQVCDDYLKILLKANKDFGIKLPDKQLACAPLNSSEGKNYLSAMQAAANFAWNNRQVIMFIAKKCFQDTFKMSESELDWNLVYDVCHNIAKVEDHIINGEKKKVCVHRKGATRAFAPGSEMIPVKYRSIGQPVLIPGDMGRYSYVAVGTEKAMMETFGSSCHGAGRNLSRKKAMMNAKGKNLVEELKQRGVTIQAKGWSTIAEEMSDAYKDVSDVVDVIHNEGITKKVARIKPIGVIKG; this is encoded by the coding sequence ATGATCATCAACGGAATAGAACTAAAACGTATAACAAAAAACCTGTGGGAAATCCCTCAGGATGAGAATATGAAAGTCCCCGGCAGGATTTATATCTCTGAGCGAATGTTAGAACGGGATATGAAAAATGAAGACGCACTTAAGCAGGTACAAAATGTCGCGCATCTTCCGGGAATTCAAAAGTTCAGCCTCGCGATGCCTGACATACATTGGGGATATGGATTTCCTATCGGTGGTGTTGCTGCTACTGATTTTCATGATGGTGTGATTTCTCCCGGTGGTGTTGGTTATGATATTAATTGCGGCGTAAGGTTGGCAACAACATCACTTCATATTGATTTTGTTCAGCCCAGGATTGATTCACTGATAAAAAATCTTTTTAACAGGGTTCCTACTGGGGTTGGCGCAAGCGGCGCGATAAAAAAGTTGGCTAAGACAGATCTGAAAAGATTAATGACACAGGGTGTAGCATGGTCAATAGAAAACGGATTAGGAAGAAGTGAGGATATTGAACACACTGAAGAACAGGGATTCTTAAAACATGCTGATTCAGATGTTGTCAGCGAACGTGCGTTTGAACGTGGCTTTGACCAGGTTGGAACGCTTGGTTCCGGTAATCACTTTCTCGAAGTTGATGTTGTTGAAGAAATCTATGATGCTAACGCAGCGGATGTGATGGGAATGTTTCCCGGACAAATTGTGGTTCAGATTCACACAGGCTCACGCGGATTCGGTTACCAGGTTTGTGATGACTATCTGAAAATTCTTTTAAAAGCGAATAAAGATTTCGGAATTAAACTACCTGACAAACAACTCGCCTGTGCTCCTTTAAATTCAAGTGAAGGAAAAAATTATTTATCAGCTATGCAGGCAGCAGCAAACTTTGCATGGAACAACAGGCAGGTGATAATGTTCATCGCAAAAAAATGTTTCCAGGATACTTTTAAAATGTCCGAATCTGAACTTGACTGGAATCTTGTTTATGATGTTTGTCACAACATTGCAAAAGTTGAAGATCATATCATTAATGGAGAAAAGAAAAAAGTTTGTGTTCATCGTAAAGGTGCTACGAGGGCATTTGCACCGGGCAGTGAAATGATACCTGTAAAATACAGATCAATCGGTCAGCCTGTTTTAATTCCGGGTGATATGGGAAGATATTCGTATGTTGCTGTTGGTACTGAAAAAGCAATGATGGAAACTTTCGGAAGTTCATGTCACGGTGCCGGAAGAAATCTAAGCAGAAAAAAAGCTATGATGAATGCGAAAGGAAAAAATCTTGTTGAAGAACTGAAACAAAGAGGTGTGACCATCCAGGCAAAAGGCTGGTCAACAATCGCAGAGGAAATGTCTGACGCATATAAAGATGTATCTGATGTTGTTGATGTTATACACAACGAAGGTATAACAAAAAAAGTTGCTCGCATAAAACCAATCGGTGTTATTAAAGGCTGA
- a CDS encoding archease: MTSGYTFVDHTADIAVDIATSSLEELFTLSASAWKEVVCELVDLPESGSMKIELTSFSIETLLVTFISELNFLFQKKYCLMTNIEEIKISEMDDEFYLAANIIGSTFNLSDIKLKAEVKAVTYHQMEIEKLNGQFKTRIIFDI, from the coding sequence TTGACTTCGGGTTATACTTTTGTTGATCATACTGCAGATATTGCGGTTGATATTGCAACTTCATCTCTGGAGGAACTTTTCACTTTATCAGCTTCTGCCTGGAAGGAAGTAGTTTGTGAGTTAGTTGATTTACCTGAATCGGGTTCAATGAAAATAGAACTAACTTCATTTTCTATTGAGACATTATTGGTTACTTTCATTAGTGAATTGAATTTTTTATTCCAAAAAAAATACTGTCTGATGACAAACATTGAAGAAATAAAAATATCCGAAATGGATGATGAGTTTTACCTTGCAGCAAATATCATCGGAAGCACATTCAACCTTTCAGATATTAAACTTAAAGCAGAAGTAAAAGCAGTCACATATCATCAGATGGAAATAGAAAAATTGAACGGACAATTTAAGACAAGAATTATTTTTGATATTTAA
- a CDS encoding EamA family transporter, producing the protein MHNLSEHQKGFIAVFITAILWSSGGLFIKLISLDAMELSFFRCLIAAIVFALLFGKKLLVVNRFTFVNAGFYAIVLTTFVIATKTTTAANAIFLQSTAPIYVLIFEPLINKTSYERINIITVAVCFIGMIFFFLGEISPGHLEGNLVALLSGVMFAALFLGLRKNGKEYQQSSIFYGNIIVTLICIPFILDLKPLSFNDVWMVSFLGVFQIAFAYAFFSYGLKRIIAVEASIIGMLEPVLNPIWVFIGYGESPSGWAIVGGVIIISAIVVKTLVGSSGFLKRKFKF; encoded by the coding sequence ATGCATAACTTATCAGAACATCAAAAAGGATTTATCGCTGTCTTTATAACCGCAATATTGTGGAGTTCAGGCGGTTTATTTATCAAACTTATTTCGCTTGATGCGATGGAACTTTCTTTCTTCAGATGTTTAATTGCAGCGATTGTTTTTGCTTTGCTGTTCGGGAAAAAATTGCTTGTTGTAAACAGGTTCACATTTGTTAATGCGGGCTTCTATGCTATTGTACTTACGACATTTGTTATAGCGACAAAAACCACAACTGCGGCAAATGCAATATTTCTTCAATCAACGGCTCCGATTTATGTTCTGATCTTTGAACCCCTCATTAATAAAACTTCTTACGAACGTATAAACATTATTACAGTAGCAGTATGTTTTATCGGGATGATATTTTTCTTTCTCGGTGAAATATCGCCAGGACATCTTGAGGGAAATCTTGTCGCGCTTTTATCAGGAGTGATGTTCGCTGCTTTATTTTTAGGACTTCGAAAGAACGGGAAAGAATATCAACAGAGTTCAATTTTTTACGGCAATATAATTGTAACGCTTATTTGTATTCCATTTATACTTGATTTAAAACCACTTTCATTCAATGATGTATGGATGGTATCTTTTCTTGGAGTTTTTCAGATAGCATTTGCTTACGCGTTTTTCAGCTACGGTTTGAAAAGAATAATTGCCGTTGAAGCCTCAATAATCGGTATGCTTGAACCGGTGCTGAATCCTATCTGGGTTTTTATTGGTTACGGTGAATCGCCAAGCGGCTGGGCGATTGTTGGCGGGGTTATAATTATCAGTGCAATAGTGGTTAAAACTTTAGTCGGTAGTTCCGGATTTTTGAAGAGGAAGTTTAAATTCTGA
- a CDS encoding type II toxin-antitoxin system Phd/YefM family antitoxin — MKYSEAVKPISYLKSHASEVVRDVSENQKTMIITHNGEAKVVLQDIKIYEQMQEAISLLKILALSSKDLQNKNYKTIGSSFKDLKKRINTFKLEQSELQS; from the coding sequence ATGAAATACAGTGAGGCAGTCAAGCCTATAAGTTATTTAAAAAGCCACGCATCCGAGGTAGTTAGAGATGTTTCAGAAAACCAGAAAACTATGATCATTACTCATAATGGTGAGGCAAAAGTTGTATTGCAGGACATTAAAATTTATGAGCAAATGCAAGAAGCTATTTCGCTTTTAAAGATTCTTGCATTAAGTAGTAAAGACCTTCAGAACAAAAACTATAAAACGATAGGCAGTAGTTTTAAAGATCTAAAGAAAAGGATAAACACTTTCAAGCTGGAACAAAGTGAATTACAGAGTTAA
- a CDS encoding type II toxin-antitoxin system RelE/ParE family toxin: MNYRVNLLKNAEDDLFEIYKYVFFNDSEENAENLFAKLYKKCSQLREHPNRGYVPPELVLLEINEFLEIHYKSYRIIYQIIKNEVFVHCVLDGRRDIQKILQERLLR; the protein is encoded by the coding sequence GTGAATTACAGAGTTAATCTCCTTAAGAATGCTGAAGATGATCTTTTTGAGATTTACAAGTATGTTTTTTTTAACGACTCTGAGGAGAATGCTGAAAACCTGTTTGCCAAACTTTATAAAAAATGTTCACAGCTAAGAGAGCATCCAAACCGTGGTTATGTTCCACCTGAACTCGTCTTGTTGGAAATAAATGAGTTCCTAGAAATTCATTACAAATCATATAGAATAATTTATCAGATAATAAAAAATGAAGTGTTCGTACATTGTGTCCTTGACGGAAGGCGAGATATACAAAAAATTTTACAGGAGAGATTGCTTAGATAG
- the pdxH gene encoding pyridoxamine 5'-phosphate oxidase — MKNNSELAAMRRNYSLKELDESTVNPDPFIQFELWFNEAVSSEILEANAMILATVSSDSKPTARTVLLKGFDKTGFTFFTNYESKKAKDIMVNPNVSLLFLWKELERQVRINGSVIKVSEEESKKYFESRPLDSRIGAWASAQSSKIVDRKYLEEKFEFYKQKFSDGNIPLSPNWGGYKVIPDYFEFWQGRENRLHDRICYEVKESVWKIYRLSP, encoded by the coding sequence ATGAAAAATAATTCTGAGCTTGCTGCAATGAGAAGAAATTATTCTTTAAAAGAACTGGATGAATCCACAGTAAACCCGGACCCTTTTATTCAATTCGAGCTTTGGTTTAATGAAGCAGTCAGTTCAGAAATTTTAGAAGCGAACGCAATGATTTTGGCAACTGTTTCATCTGACTCTAAACCAACTGCAAGAACAGTACTGTTAAAGGGATTTGATAAAACCGGATTTACTTTCTTCACAAATTATGAAAGCAAAAAAGCAAAAGACATAATGGTAAATCCAAACGTATCACTTTTATTTTTGTGGAAGGAATTAGAACGACAAGTAAGAATTAATGGAAGTGTTATAAAAGTTTCTGAAGAGGAATCAAAAAAATATTTTGAAAGCAGACCTCTTGACAGCAGGATTGGAGCGTGGGCATCGGCACAAAGCAGTAAGATTGTTGACCGAAAATATCTTGAAGAAAAATTTGAATTCTATAAACAAAAATTTTCTGATGGAAACATTCCGCTCTCGCCAAACTGGGGAGGTTACAAAGTTATTCCCGATTATTTCGAATTCTGGCAGGGAAGAGAGAACAGGCTTCATGACAGGATATGTTATGAAGTTAAGGAAAGTGTTTGGAAGATTTATAGACTATCGCCATAG